CCCTCACCTATTAAGTTAATGTCTCCCCTGTGGGATGTATGGAGATTAAATTCACCAGAAAACATATCAAACTCCACACCTTCACTGCGGAAGCTATCAGCAAAAGTACCACTTAACACTAAATCTTCTGGTGCGCCAACGTGTAAAATACCATTAGCTGTTAATAGCCAAACCTTATCAGCAAGACGCAAAGCTAAATCTAAATCGTGGGTAGAAAGGAGAATCGCTTGATTGGTTTCTCGTGCTAACTGACGCAATAACTGCATAATTTCTACCCGTCGCGGTAAATCTAAAAATGCTGTTGGCTCATCAAGTAACATCACAATAGGCGACTGAGCCAAAGCACGCGCAATCATGATTTTTTGGCGTTCACCGTCACTTAATTCGCTAACTTGACGTTGTGCTAAGTGTACTGCTCCTACAGATTTTATTGCCCAATGTACTATTGCTTCATCTTCGGGTGTCAAATTTCCCCACCAATCAGTGTAAGGATATCGCCCCAAACTCACCAAGGTGTAAGCTGATAGCATTCTGACATCAACTTTCTCGGTAAGTACCAAACTCAGACGTTTGGCTAATTCCTGTGGTGCTAACTTGTAAATATTTTCGCCTAAGAGTCGCACTTCACCCGCGATTGGGGGTTGCATTCCGGCGAGCGATCGCAGTAATGTAGATTTACCCGCACCATTAGGGCCAAGTAAGCAAACCAGTTCCCCAGCTTGCAGAGATACAGAAATATCCGATGCAACACACCGAACAGTTTTTCGGGATGTCTTGTAACCGATAGTCAAGTTATGAGTTGTTAAAATCGAGTTACTCATGAGAAACTTCACCTTAAAAACACTTTGCGTACCTCTGCGCTTACCTTCGCGTACCTCTGCGTTTCAAAAATCTTAAAAAGACTTCCGAGAATTACGTCGCAGAATTACCCAAGTAACAACAGGAGTTCCAATTAAAGCAGTAACAGCATTTAAAGGTAAAACCATCTGACTTACCGCAAGTTGAGAAAACAAATCTGCAAACAATGCTAAAATTGCACCCATCATTGTTACACTAGGGATTAATATCCGATGGTCGGAAGTATTAAAAAGACTACGACAAAGATGAGGAATTGCTACACCTAAAAATGCGATGGGACCACAAAAAGCGGTAATTGCTCCAGCTAATATAGATGCACTAGTAATAATAGAAAATCTAGTTTTCTGTACAGTTAAACCTAGACTACGTGCATAAGATTCACCTAGTAAAAGTGCATTCAACGATTTTGATTGCAGCACTGCTCCCAATAAACTCAAAAGTATCACTGGAATTAAAACAACTAACTGTTTCCAAGTCACCCCAGCAAAACTTCCAAATGTCCACATAATATAACTTTGAATGCGTTCTTTTGAGCTAAACTGCAACAAAATACTAACAATTGCACTAGTAGCATAGCCAAACAATAAACCTAAAATTAGTAACGTCATAGTATCTTGCACTCGGCGAGAAACAACTAACATCATCCCTAAAACTGATGCTGCGCCGAGACTTGCTGCTATGACTAAACCAAAATCGCTAATGATTCCCAAATCTGCTAATAATGTTGGTGTCGTAGCACTTGCTGTTAACACAACTAACCCTACACCTAAACTTGCACCAGAACTAATACCCAATACAAAAGGCCCCGCTAAGGGATTTTTAAATAGGGTTTGCATTTGTAAGCCACTCACACCTAAAGCTGCACCTGCTAAAGTTGCAGTTAAAGCTTTAGGTAGGCGAAATTTGAGAATAATATGAATCCATGTTACTTTTTCTGCTTCTTGTCCGAGCAAAATTTTGACTACTTCATGAATAGGGATATCAACTGAACCTAAAGCCAAGTCTAATAAAAAAGCCAAGATTAAACTTATAAGTATAATTAAGAAAATAATGGTTTTGAAAAGCGGAGCTTTTTGGGTTAGTAGGGGAATTTTAAATTTATATTTTTTGCTTAACATTATTAATTAACTTTGTGGTAATAAAATAACTTATGATTAGGTAATATCTCTGGATGTAGTATTTTAATCAAATCAGATAAAACCATATCTGGGTTACTAATTCCGCCTTCCCAGTAATCATTACCTCCACTTTCATTAACACGAGCATTATTATTGTAAAGATTGCCTGTTTTCACAGCCTTAAAATCAGCATAGCGATTATCTTCTGCGACTAAATCCTTTAAATTCTTCCAAGATTGGCTAAAATTTAACCAGTAGTCAGCATTGGCTGCACGTTCCAAAACAACTTCAAAAGATAAAGGTAAACTACCAGAGGATTTATCATCACTCCAGAGATAGTTTGCTCCTGCGTCAGCCAGATATTTAGCTACGTAACTTTTACCTCCAGGCATATACCAAGTACCTTTAAGATTGAACCCAACAAATATAGTTGGACGATTTTTTACAGATTTAGCTTTTTCAGCTACTCGTGCATATTTATTGGCAATTTCACTAAATATTTTTTCTGCTTGCTCATCTTTATTAAAAAACAGAGCAGTAAATTTTAACCATTCGCTTCTTCCCAGTGGTGTGTCTTCCATATATTCAGAATTTATCCCCACTTTCAAACCCGCCTCCGTGAGTTTGGCATAACTATCAGTTTGGGAATTTCCAGTACCAAAAGTTGTCACTAAGTCAGGATTTAATTCTAATAATTTTTCTATATCCACATTAGAATTATTCCCTACTTGTGCTATCTTCCCGGCTTTAATTTTCTCGACTACATCAGGAGTATTGACTTGTTTAGTATTACTAATACCAATCAGTTTATCAACTACACTTAATTTGGCTAGGTGGGGTAAATGAGTAGTAGATAGAGAAACTATGGAGTTAATGGGAACTGTAATTACCTGCGCTTTATTAAATCCTTTTGGCGTGGGAGTTCCACATTGGACTAAAACATATTGAAACTTCGTGTTGGCATTCTGCCAAGGATTTTTTATAGTGACGATTTTGTAGTGTTTATGATACTCTACTGCGAAGCCTGTTGCGTGAGTAATCTTGATTTTATTAGGGAAGTAATCAGTATTGGGGTCATATTTTTGAATACAGGCGTTATTATTGGTAGGTATGTTAATCGGTGTATTATTGCAAGCAATTATTAAGATGGTAATTAAGAAGAATTGACATAGAAAAATAATGGGTTTTGAGTGAGTCAGTTTTACCAATTTCATGGGGTTTGAGGAAAGATAATTTTTCTCACACAGAGACGCAAAGGCGCAGAGAGTTAGAGAAGAAAGGAAAAGAAGATGAACTATATAAAATCTGGTTTATGTCTTCGCGTGAGATTTTTAAAATATAGAATTTATGGGGAATTTGGTGGATAGCAATGTTCAATAACTTTGTTACCTTTTAGCAAATGTTCATTGACAATAGTTTCAGCTATATTTGAGTTAACGCGAGTGTACCAAGTTCTATCATCAGAATAAAATACTACGGGACCTTGTTGGCAAACTTCCAAGCAGCCAGATGTTCTCACTTCTATGTCTAAGCCTGCATTTTCAACTGCTGATTTTAAAGCATCAAATGTGGGTTGCCATTTGCGCGAAGGAAGACAGCGAGTAGAAGTACAAACTGAGATATAAGAATGCTTCAGAGGATTTTTGGTAAACGGGATTGGTTGAATACCCAATACATAAATATCTCTTAATTCCTGATACAAAGCTAACTTTGATAAATCAGGTTTACCTTCTGGTAATAAATTTTCACCATCAACGAAAGGATTAGGTAATAAAATCGTCATTAATTGTTCATCTGCACCATTCCAAAATTGAATTCCCCAACTTCTGGGATGGCCTTCTGCATTCAACCGACGATAAAAAGCCGCACGACTAACTTGACGCTGCTTCCTGACTTCTACAGGGGTTCTACAAAGAGGCCCACCAAAATTAGTATCAATACACAAATGTAAATGCCAACCTTCAGTCGCTACCGTCAAATATCCATCGTAGAGAATACAAAGTTTTGGTGCAGCATTAAATTCTAATTCCAAAACACTACCTTGAACAATATGCCCCACACCTACCTGTTGCCAATTTTGCTCAAATAAGGTGTAAAGTAACGATGACAAAACATCACTTCCACAATCAAAATATTCATACTCAATTGTTCCACCTGTAGACAACGCCTCAGTCAAAACTTGATTTACTGGTGTAACCAAACAATTAAATTCACTCATCTTCAATTCTCCTGTGCGTGAAAAAACTCTTAACCTTAAAACCTAGAACTCAACCCAACCTGAAAAACCCTCCCCCCATCAGGAAAACCCGGAAACAACTGATAACGCTGGTTAAAGATATTATCTACACTACTTGTCAGTATCAAACTATCACTTAAAGGGACGCGAAGTTTGAAATCTAAAGTAGTGTAACCAGACAAAAACTCTGTATTATCGTTATTCGTTGGATACCCATTCAAAGAATTCATAAGCAATCCTAAATACCAACCTTGAGGATTTTCATAAGAAACACCCAAATTTAATTTATCCGCACCTGCAAAACGCAACTCTTTATCAACTTCCGCCGGATTATAACTTTCTAAAATCCGCGGATCATTAGCTGTATAATTAGCAAAAGCATAGAAGTTTTTCGCTAGTTGTAAGTTTAAAGAAGCTTCAATTCCCGTAGTTTTTACCAGTCCGATATTTTCCCAAGTACCTGTATTGCCATTCACGGGTGGTGTCAACCGCTTAAAAGCAATTGTATCTGATACTGTATTACTAAAGAACGTCAAGCGTAATAAGCCTAAATTGCCTAACTTTTGGTCAATGCCAATATCAAAACTATCACCCTTTTCTGGTTTAAGTTCAGGATTACCAATATTAGTAGGATTATTGTTAAATAAATTAGCAATGGTTGGCGCTCGGAAATTTCTGATATAGTTAGCTCTGAGTGTTGTGGAGTCAGAGATTGCTAATTTTGTACCTACAGATGGTGATGTAAATGAACCATTTACCAAGCTACTGAAATCTTGGCGTACTCCTAAATTGATACTGAAACTAGAAGTAAAATTATTTTCATATTTAGCGAAAATGGCTCCTTGACTAATACCGTTGTCGTAATTTTCTCTATTGATATTACTACCATAATTAAACGTTGTATTACGCACATTTACATTCCGGTAATCAAAGCCGTAAACCAAAATCTGATTTTTGGTAAGATTCCAACTATGTGTGGTTTGAATACCGTAAGAAACTTGGTTAGAATCAAACCGATTTTGAGATGAAAGTGCGCCACTACGGTTATCAAAACGAGTATTGAGAAAATCAGTATAAACTCTGGCTGTTAAAAGTGAATCATTACCATTCCCTAATTTGGAATTCCAGGTTAAATCAGTGAGAACTTGGTCTGTGTATTTACGATTATTCTCGGTGATAGAATTGAAAAAACCTTGCCCAAACTGTGGTTCAGGAATTGGAACACCTCCTGGTACTCCCTGTTCTTTGCTTAAGTATAGGCTTGAGAGAGTTAAGGTATTGCGTGTTCCTAAATCTGCCTCTAGTTTGACATTAAAGTTGTTAAATAGAGCATCATTATTTGTTCTAGTTCCCGTAAAATTGGCTTCAGTAATTGTGAAAGGATAATTATTTTCTGCTTGGGTACGGTTGTAACCTACAACCCAAGAAATTACACCTGCTTTCCCACTATTTTGAATACTTTGTTGGTTTAGTCCATAAGCACCAATATTGATTTTGGCTTCTGTTGTAATTTTTTCTGTGGGACGACGGGTGACAATATTAATTACCCCTCCTATCGCATCAGAACCATAAAGAGTTGAACCTCCTCCTGGTAATACTTCGACTCTTTCAATATTATTAGTGGTAAATTCTGAGAGGTCAAAACCACCGCCACCAAGATTATTAATCGGTCTACCATCAAGCAATATTAATACTTGACCGGTATTAGAACCGCGAATAAATTGACCACTCAAGGCATTAACTTCTGTGCCAACTGTACCATCACCCAAGATACCAGGAAGAAATCGCAGTGATTCTTTGACAGTTCTTGCACCTTGCGCTTCCATTTCTTCACCTGTAATCACGTAAACGGGACGGGTGGAATCTTTCACTGTCCCTTCGCGGCGAAAGGGTGAAAATACAGGTTCATTTAATAGCTTGTCGATGACTGTCAGTTCAATATCTGGTTCTGTTTCTGTTGTATTTTGAGATATTGGTTGTAAGTCTTTGGCTGAATCTTCCTGTTGGGAAAATTCTGATATTTTTAGAATTTCTATGGCTTTGGTACTTTGATTTTCCCATAGTATCCCCTGGGTAAATATCAAGCTAGACACAACAATTTTAAGTCCCCATTTTGAAGCAGAATTACTAGACATTGGTAATTTAAACAACCTGTATAACTAAAACAAAAGCTGATTTTAATTCAGCAAAAGGAGGACAAGTATAGTGAAACTTGCCTCCGTTTGTGCAAGGGCGGAGGAATGATGGCGACTTTAGAAGAAAGCCGTAGCGGTTTATATGATAATAATAATTATTATTACACAGCTTGCTAAATTATGAAATTTTTCCGGCAACAAGATAGTTTTGATGCTACCCACTGAGCAATTAACAACTATGTAAGTGTAATTTTGTCCACTTGCTCAGTGGTGGAATACTTGCCAAAATACCCTTTTTTAGAGGTTCGGGGCGTTCCGACCAAGGTAATGAACCATCAGGGTTAGTATAATATTCAGTTGCACAATTCAGTACAGCAGATGCACAGCCGTCAACTGGTAAATCGCCAAAGAGATAGGTTGATTTCCCTTCTGCAACAAAAGCAATGACACAAGAACGGCTACAAGGGTGGCCGCCGAGAGTTAGAGTCGAGGGGTGCCATTCCACCTCTCTCTTCCGAAACCGTGCTTGCGACTTTGACCGCACACGGCTACTCAATGTGCAATCCTATTGTCATTAACGGACTTCTGAACTACCATCAATGGCAGTTTTTTCATCCCACATTCCGCACTTCATTTTGTAGTACAAATACAAGTGTAATAAATAGCAAAAAATACTTAAGCACAAATACTTAATTAGGTGAGTAATAAATATAGGCAGTAATATAAAATTGCCAACAAATTGAAATTCATCAGGTATTGACAATAAATTCAGGAGCAAAAATGAGAAAATGAATCTGAATTAAATAAAAATCCCCAGAAATATGAATTACCAAAAAGAAGAAATTGAGAGTAAAAACTTAGATCACTTAGGAATAATAGCAGGAATAATAGATGAAATAGGAATAGTAGAAAAAATTAATGAGATATTCTTAGTAGATATCAGAGAGAAAGTAAATACAGGAGAATTAGTCAAAGCAATCATTCTGAATGGACTCGGTTTTGTATCAAGACCATTATATTTATTTCCTCAATTCTTTAAAGATAAAGCCATAGAATATTTATTAGGCTCAGGAATAAAAGCCGAAGATTTAAATTTGAAGTGCGGAATGTGGGTTATAGCAACCGCCAAGATGATTTACAGCACCTTCCTGTAAATGAACCACATTTTTATATCTCACCCCTTCTTGCAGGTTTTTATAGCAACCGCCAAAGTGCTTAGGACATTAACTGATGATAAAACCTAGACACAATCAGACTTGTAACCCAGTCCCCTGCTATACCACAAATATGCAACGCCCAAAAAATGAAGGTGATTTGATTCACTCCTCAACCTTTCAACCTCCACCCATACAGCAAATAAACAGCGAAATCGCCCGCCGTGCTGGTGTAGAAATTTACGTACTGCGCCTTGACCTCATGCATCCGTGGGTGAACGGTAACAAATGGTTCAAGCTAAAGTACAACCTCTTAGAAGCCAAACAGCAAAATTTCACAACTTTACTTACCTTTGGGGGTGCTTATTCTAACCATATCTTTGCCACTGCAGCCGCCGGCAATCTTTTCGGTTTGGGCACCATCGGCTTGATTCGTGGCGAAGAGAGACTACCCCTCAACCCCACATTGAGTTTTGCTGTTCAACAGGGTATGCAGCTTGTGTACCTCGACCGCCAGACCTACCGACAGCGGCACACAACAGCCTTACAGCAAGACTTGCAGCAACGCTTCGGTGAAGTGTTTGTGATTCCTGAAGGTGGCAGTAATCTTAATGGTGTGCGTGGTTGCACAGAGATAGTTACACATGCTAGTTTATTTGATACTATATGTTTAGCCTGTGGCACAGGTACAACCCTAGCAGGTATCGCACTTTCATTACATCAAAGCCAGCGAGTTATCGGCTTTGGGGTGTTGAAAGGCGGGGCATTTCTGGAACAGGAAATTCACAGCCTGCTGACAAATTACCCCAAATCAGGTTTGCCCGCACCCTGGGAACTGGTGTGTGATTACCACATGGGCGGTTATGCTAAGGTCAACAATGAGCTGCTATTGTTCAGCCAGCAATTCCAAGAGGAACACGGCATACCCCTTGATTACGTATATACCGCAAAAATGTTTTATGGTGTGATGGATTTGCTACAGCAGGGATTTTTTCCCAGAGGCGATCGCCTGCTGTTGATACATACCGGTGGCTTGCAGGGGAATGTTGGGATGGAGTCAAGACTTGGCGAGAAAATTAGATCAGCTTGAAGTCCCCATATTTATGTTTTGGACTCTGGACTTTTGACCCTTGATTCTGGCATACTAACTACATCGTCTTTTTTGCCATTGAACCATTTGTCATACAGGGCTTGATAGATGCCCTTTTCTTTCAGAGTCAGCAGCGCACTATTGATGCGCTTGCGGTAGAGACTGTT
The Gloeotrichia echinulata CP02 DNA segment above includes these coding regions:
- a CDS encoding (2Fe-2S) ferredoxin domain-containing protein, with the protein product MSEFNCLVTPVNQVLTEALSTGGTIEYEYFDCGSDVLSSLLYTLFEQNWQQVGVGHIVQGSVLELEFNAAPKLCILYDGYLTVATEGWHLHLCIDTNFGGPLCRTPVEVRKQRQVSRAAFYRRLNAEGHPRSWGIQFWNGADEQLMTILLPNPFVDGENLLPEGKPDLSKLALYQELRDIYVLGIQPIPFTKNPLKHSYISVCTSTRCLPSRKWQPTFDALKSAVENAGLDIEVRTSGCLEVCQQGPVVFYSDDRTWYTRVNSNIAETIVNEHLLKGNKVIEHCYPPNSP
- a CDS encoding iron ABC transporter permease — protein: MLSKKYKFKIPLLTQKAPLFKTIIFLIILISLILAFLLDLALGSVDIPIHEVVKILLGQEAEKVTWIHIILKFRLPKALTATLAGAALGVSGLQMQTLFKNPLAGPFVLGISSGASLGVGLVVLTASATTPTLLADLGIISDFGLVIAASLGAASVLGMMLVVSRRVQDTMTLLILGLLFGYATSAIVSILLQFSSKERIQSYIMWTFGSFAGVTWKQLVVLIPVILLSLLGAVLQSKSLNALLLGESYARSLGLTVQKTRFSIITSASILAGAITAFCGPIAFLGVAIPHLCRSLFNTSDHRILIPSVTMMGAILALFADLFSQLAVSQMVLPLNAVTALIGTPVVTWVILRRNSRKSF
- a CDS encoding TonB-dependent receptor — protein: MSSNSASKWGLKIVVSSLIFTQGILWENQSTKAIEILKISEFSQQEDSAKDLQPISQNTTETEPDIELTVIDKLLNEPVFSPFRREGTVKDSTRPVYVITGEEMEAQGARTVKESLRFLPGILGDGTVGTEVNALSGQFIRGSNTGQVLILLDGRPINNLGGGGFDLSEFTTNNIERVEVLPGGGSTLYGSDAIGGVINIVTRRPTEKITTEAKINIGAYGLNQQSIQNSGKAGVISWVVGYNRTQAENNYPFTITEANFTGTRTNNDALFNNFNVKLEADLGTRNTLTLSSLYLSKEQGVPGGVPIPEPQFGQGFFNSITENNRKYTDQVLTDLTWNSKLGNGNDSLLTARVYTDFLNTRFDNRSGALSSQNRFDSNQVSYGIQTTHSWNLTKNQILVYGFDYRNVNVRNTTFNYGSNINRENYDNGISQGAIFAKYENNFTSSFSINLGVRQDFSSLVNGSFTSPSVGTKLAISDSTTLRANYIRNFRAPTIANLFNNNPTNIGNPELKPEKGDSFDIGIDQKLGNLGLLRLTFFSNTVSDTIAFKRLTPPVNGNTGTWENIGLVKTTGIEASLNLQLAKNFYAFANYTANDPRILESYNPAEVDKELRFAGADKLNLGVSYENPQGWYLGLLMNSLNGYPTNNDNTEFLSGYTTLDFKLRVPLSDSLILTSSVDNIFNQRYQLFPGFPDGGRVFQVGLSSRF
- a CDS encoding ABC transporter substrate-binding protein → MKLVKLTHSKPIIFLCQFFLITILIIACNNTPINIPTNNNACIQKYDPNTDYFPNKIKITHATGFAVEYHKHYKIVTIKNPWQNANTKFQYVLVQCGTPTPKGFNKAQVITVPINSIVSLSTTHLPHLAKLSVVDKLIGISNTKQVNTPDVVEKIKAGKIAQVGNNSNVDIEKLLELNPDLVTTFGTGNSQTDSYAKLTEAGLKVGINSEYMEDTPLGRSEWLKFTALFFNKDEQAEKIFSEIANKYARVAEKAKSVKNRPTIFVGFNLKGTWYMPGGKSYVAKYLADAGANYLWSDDKSSGSLPLSFEVVLERAANADYWLNFSQSWKNLKDLVAEDNRYADFKAVKTGNLYNNNARVNESGGNDYWEGGISNPDMVLSDLIKILHPEILPNHKLFYYHKVN
- a CDS encoding DUF1636 domain-containing protein, whose translation is MEWHPSTLTLGGHPCSRSCVIAFVAEGKSTYLFGDLPVDGCASAVLNCATEYYTNPDGSLPWSERPEPLKKGILASIPPLSKWTKLHLHSC
- a CDS encoding ABC transporter ATP-binding protein, with the protein product MSNSILTTHNLTIGYKTSRKTVRCVASDISVSLQAGELVCLLGPNGAGKSTLLRSLAGMQPPIAGEVRLLGENIYKLAPQELAKRLSLVLTEKVDVRMLSAYTLVSLGRYPYTDWWGNLTPEDEAIVHWAIKSVGAVHLAQRQVSELSDGERQKIMIARALAQSPIVMLLDEPTAFLDLPRRVEIMQLLRQLARETNQAILLSTHDLDLALRLADKVWLLTANGILHVGAPEDLVLSGTFADSFRSEGVEFDMFSGEFNLHTSHRGDINLIGEGIASVWTTRALKRVGFQVYQSKNDLPTSIEVISNSKQFLWKITNNHNIYTYNSLSEIIKFLNLLYSTSGSYEVHPKS
- a CDS encoding pyridoxal-phosphate dependent enzyme, with protein sequence MQRPKNEGDLIHSSTFQPPPIQQINSEIARRAGVEIYVLRLDLMHPWVNGNKWFKLKYNLLEAKQQNFTTLLTFGGAYSNHIFATAAAGNLFGLGTIGLIRGEERLPLNPTLSFAVQQGMQLVYLDRQTYRQRHTTALQQDLQQRFGEVFVIPEGGSNLNGVRGCTEIVTHASLFDTICLACGTGTTLAGIALSLHQSQRVIGFGVLKGGAFLEQEIHSLLTNYPKSGLPAPWELVCDYHMGGYAKVNNELLLFSQQFQEEHGIPLDYVYTAKMFYGVMDLLQQGFFPRGDRLLLIHTGGLQGNVGMESRLGEKIRSA